One Phaseolus vulgaris cultivar G19833 chromosome 11, P. vulgaris v2.0, whole genome shotgun sequence genomic window carries:
- the LOC137832986 gene encoding pentatricopeptide repeat-containing protein At5g59600-like, whose product MKGMPFSSQLRWSPHEFSLCLKKCLKAKTLRPGMQVHATVITSGTNMNILSLHSKLVGMYASCADLKSARLLFEKIEHPNVFAFNWMILGLAFNGHLDDALLYFRWMREVGHMGNNFTFSVVLKACVGLMDVNKGRQVHAMVCEMGFQSDVSVANALIDMYGKCGGISYAHSVFDGMHERDVASWTSMICGFCNVGEIEQALMLFERMRLEGLEPNDFTWNVIIAAYARSSDSSKALAFFERMKWEGVVPDVVAWNALISGLVQSHQVREAFKMFREMILSGIQPNQVTVVALLPACGSEGCIKWGREIHGFVCRKGFDANVFIASALIDMYSKCGSLKDAQNVFDKMPFKNVASWNAMIGCYGKYGMVDSSLELFKRMQEEGLQPNEVTFTCILSACSHSGLVQKGLEIFSSMNECYGIEVSMKHYACVVDLLCRSGRTVEAYDFFKALSIQVTESMAGAFLHGCKVHGRRDLAKMMAEEIKRMKLKGPGSFVTLSNIYAAEGDWEEVGNLRNVMKERNVHKQPGFSWLEKPGEVHEGRKEKEGKNMASGLDVT is encoded by the coding sequence ATGAAAGGCATGCCATTTTCTTCACAATTGAGATGGTCACCACATGAATTTTCCTTGTGCCTTAAAAAATGCCTCAAAGCAAAGACCTTGAGACCAGGCATGCAGGTCCATGCCACCGTAATCACTAGTGGAACAAACATGAACATTTTGTCTCTTCATTCAAAGCTTGTTGGAATGTACGCTAGTTGTGCTGACCTGAAATCAGCTAGGCTTTTGTTTGAAAAGATTGAACACCCCAATGTTTTTGCATTCAATTGGATGATTTTGGGGTTGGCTTTCAATGGTCACCTTGATGATGCATTGTTGTACTTTCGTTGGATGCGTGAGGTTGGCCACATGGGCAACAATTTCACCTTTTCCGTTGTTCTTAAGGCCTGTGTTGGCTTGATGGATGTGAACAAGGGGAGACAGGTTCATGCCATGGTTTGTGAAATGGGTTTTCAAAGTGATGTGTCCGTTGCCAACGCTCTCATAGATATGTATGGCAAATGTGGGGGTATTTCTTATGCTCACAGCGTGTTTGATGGAATGCATGAGAGGGATGTTGCCTCGTGGACGTCAATGATTTGTGGGTTTTGTAATGTGGGGGAAATTGAGCAAGCATTGATGTTGTTTGAGAGGATGAGATTGGAAGGATTGGAGCCAAATGATTTCACATGGAATGTGATTATTGCAGCGTATGCTCGGTCAAGTGATAGCAGCAAAGCTCTTGCTTTCTTTGAGAGAATGAAATGGGAAGGTGTTGTTCCTGATGTGGTTGCATGGAATGCATTGATTTCTGGGCTTGTACAAAGTCATCAAGTCAGGGAAGCGTTCAAGATGTTTAGGGAGATGATACTTTCAGGGATTCAGCCAAATCAAGTGACTGTCGTTGCACTGCTTCCTGCATGTGGATCAGAAGGTTGTATTAAATGGGGAAGAGAGATTCATGGATTTGTATGCCGGAAGGGGTTTGATGCGAATGTTTTCATTGCTAGCGCTCTTATTGACATGTATTCAAAGTGTGGGAGTTTGAAAGATGCTCAAAATGTATTTGACAAGATGCCATTTAAGAATGTTGCGTCATGGAATGCAATGATTGGTTGTTATGGAAAGTATGGCATGGTTGATTCCTCCTTGGAGCTGTTTAAAAGAATGCAGGAAGAAGGACTGCAGCCAAATGAAGTTACTTTTACATGTATTCTTTCAGCATGCAGCCATAGTGGCTTAGTGCAGAAAGGTTTAGAGATTTTCTCATCAATGAATGAATGTTATGGGATTGAGGTAAGCATGAAGCATTATGCTTGTGTGGTTGATCTCTTGTGCCGCTCCGGAAGAACAGTAGAAGCATATGATTTTTTCAAAGCCTTGTCAATACAAGTCACAGAGTCAATGGCTGGAGCTTTTCTGCATGGGTGCAAAGTCCATGGAAGAAGAGATCTGGCtaaaatgatggcagaggaaataAAGAGAATGAAGTTAAAGGGACCTGGTAGCTTTGTTACACTGTCAAATATATATGCTGCGGAAGGTGACTGGGAAGAGGTTGGGAATCTAAGGAATGtgatgaaagaaagaaatgtCCATAAGCAGCCTGGTTTTAGTTGGCTTGAAAAGCCAGGTGAGGTACATGAAGGGAGGAAAGAGAAAGAAGGGAAGAATATGGCCAGTGGATTGGATGTGACATGA